From Vigna unguiculata cultivar IT97K-499-35 chromosome 5, ASM411807v1, whole genome shotgun sequence, the proteins below share one genomic window:
- the LOC114183843 gene encoding LOW QUALITY PROTEIN: kinesin-like protein KIN-10B (The sequence of the model RefSeq protein was modified relative to this genomic sequence to represent the inferred CDS: substituted 1 base at 1 genomic stop codon), with protein MAATPKPVKSFTPKKSSDTSISVSKVRVIVRVRPFLAHETSTKNGDPVSCISVLDQESEFPQEEVAVYLKDPDTSRNECYQLDSFFGQEDDNVGQIFCREVSPLIPGMFGGSNATVFAYGATGSGKTYTMQGTEEQPGLMPLAMSMILSICQSTGSTAQISYYEVYMDRCYDLLELKANEISVWDDKDGQIHLRGLSQVPINTMSEFQDVFSCGVQRRKVAHTALNDVSSRSHGVLVISVSTPSADGTGTVVCGKLNLIDLAGNEDNRRTCNEGIRLQESVKINQSLFALSNVIYALNNNKPRVPYRESKLTRILQDSLGGTSRALMVACLNPGEYQESVYTVSLAARSRHVTNFVTSAHKQETPKVKVDMETKLRAWLESKGKTKSTQRLGPFNSPLLKKNPVSIVTPAKRSITFNSSVKKGGRTAINFDTKRTNESSAFAVAFGNLLDVEASIDSCMENAPSAVKDNDNKETEHDANKAAWESYKNLPAEPSRKGVNSNNESKDAAQSPLRKALSPININAIQEPLEALSFTQTPFLTTCSNKGIQKDATPLGKFSTRSSTLKNCLVQEYLDFLNNASREELLELKGIGEKMAEYIIDLREETPLKSLNDLEKIGLSNKQAHNLFTKAANKLFEEXAEDSILN; from the exons ATGGCTGCTACACCAAAACCCGTCAAATCTTTCACTCCGAAGAAATCCTCCGACACCTCAATTTCAGTTTCCAAAGTGAGGGTTATCGTCAGGGTCAGACCCTTCCTCGCACACGAAACCTCAACAAAAAACGGCGACCCTGTTTCGTGCATATCCGTCTTGGACCAAGAGTCCGAGTTTCCCCAGGAAGAGGTTGCTGTTTATCTCAAAGACCCAGATACCAG CCGGAATGAGTGCTACCAGTTGGACTCTTTCTTTGGGCAAGAAGATGACAATGTGGGACAGATATTCTGCAGAGAAGTGAGCCCCTTGATTCCGGGAATGTTCGGTGGATCCAATGCCACAGTGTTTGCTTATGGGGCTACTGGCAGTGGGAAGACATACACCATGCAG GGAACTGAGGAACAACCTGGGTTGATGCCACTGGCAATGTCTATGATCCTGTCTATTTGCCAGAGCACTGGCAGCACAGCACAGATCTCATACTATGAGGTCTACATGGACCGATGCTACGACCTTCTGGAGCTAAAAGCGAACGAGATTTCAGTTTGGGATGACAAAGATGGACAGATTCACCTCCGGGGACTGTCTCAGGTTCCTATAAACACCATGTCTGAATTTCAAGATGTTTTCTCATGTGGAGTTCAGAGACGCAAAGTTGCCCACACAGCTCTCAATGATGTCTCTAGTAGGAGTCACGGAGTGCTTGTGATATCTGTGTCCACTCCTTCAGCTGATGGCACCGGAACTGTTGTATGTGGGAAGTTGAATCTCATAGACTTGGCAG GTAATGAAGACAACAGAAGGACCTGCAATGAAGGGATTCGTCTCCAAGAGAGTGTAAAGATAAACCAGTCCTTGTTTGCTCTGTCAAATGTGATATATGCATTGAACAACAATAAACCTAGAGTACCCTACCGAGAAAGCAAATTGACCCGTATATTGCAGGACTCTCTAGGGGGAACAAGTCGTGCACTGATGGTTGCTTGCCTG AATCCAGGAGAATACCAGGAATCTGTTTATACTGTGAGTTTAGCTGCTCGATCAAGGCATGTCACAAATTTTGTAACTTCAGCTCACAAACAAGAGACCCCAAAAGTTAAAGTTGACATGGAAACAAAATTGAGAGCTTGGTTAGAATCAAAAGGCAAAACAAAGAGTACACAAAGACTTGGGCCATTTAATTCTCCTCTTCTTAAGAAAAATCCCGTTTCCATTGTTACACCTGCTAAGAGATCCATTACCTTTAACAGTTCAGTGAAGAAGGGGGGAAGAACTGCCATCAACTTCGATACTAAACGTACCAATGAAAG CAGTGCCTTTGCTGTGGCTTTTGGAAATTTACTAGATGTTGAAGCTTCAATTGATTCATGCATGGAG AATGCACCATCTGCTGTCAAGGACAATGATAACAAAGAGACTGAGCATGATGCTAATAAGGCTGCCTGGGAATCATACAAAAATCTACCTG CCGAGCCATCGAGAAAGGGAGTGAACTCTAATAATGAGAGTAAAGATGCAGCACAGAGTCCTTTAAGAAAAGCCCTCTCTCCCATCAACATCAATGCTATTCAAGAACCCCTTGAGGCATTGTCTTTCACACAAACACCTTTTCTGACAACCTGCTCTAATAAAGGGATACAAAAGGATGCCACTCCACTTGGAAAATTTAGCACACGAAGTTCTACACTGAAG AACTGTCTAGTTCAAGAATACCTCGATTTCTTGAACAATGCTAGCAG AGAGGAACTACTTGAGTTAAAG GGCATAGGAGAGAAAATGGCAGAATACATTATAGACCTCAGAGAAGAAACTCCTCTTAAATCG TTAAATGATTTGGAGAAGATAGGTCTCTCTAACAAGCAG GCCCATAATCTGTTCACTAAAGCTGCAAACAAGTTATTTGAAGAATAAGCTGAAGATTCAATACTTAATTGA
- the LOC114185489 gene encoding cytotardin-like isoform X1, translated as MDVNNFKTQLKKHSDNISALERNMQYSGSINMLMKNLSVKIESSHAQHSEAIGALGQEDEELLSDVKSMKTEREMIRGEMKEINKTLEKLKTDKMEGERLLGEAYDRISMLDAEMETSKKSTTDTIAGMDYDKFKTQQKEHNNHINALEDNLRYDRRVMNILLKDIKEEIEMFHCKRSTDLEALMQENEELLLLLLSEVESGKTKKQMCENIKHG; from the exons ATGGATGTGAATAACTTTAAAACTCAGCTGAAAAAGCACAGTGATAACATAAGTGCTCTGGAACGCAATATGCAATACAGCGGGTCCATAAATATGCTCATGAAAAACCTTTCCGTCAAGATTGAATCGAGTCATGCTCAACATTCTGAAGCCATAGGAGCCTTGGGGCAAGAGGATGAGGAACTATTGTcag atgtTAAATCAATGAAAACAGAGAGAGAAATGATACGCGGGGAGATGAAGGAAATAAACAAAACTTTAGAAAAGCTGAAAACTGATAAGATGGAGGGAGAAAGGTTGTTGGGGGAAGCGTATGACCGTATCTCAATGCTGGATGCTGAAATGGAGACATCAAAAAAGAGTACTACAGATACGATTGCAG GCATggattatgataaatttaaaacccAGCAGAAAGAGCACAATAATCATATAAATGCTCTTGAAGACAACTTGCGATACGATCGTCGGGTCATGAATATCCTCTTGAAAGACATTAAAGAGGAGATTGAAATGTTTCATTGTAAGCGTTCCACAGACTTAGAAGCGTTGATGCAAGAAAATGAGGAATTGTTGTTGTTACTATTGTcag AAGTTGAATCAGGGAAGACGAAGAAACAAATGTGTGAAAACATTAAACATGGATAA
- the LOC114185489 gene encoding cytotardin-like isoform X2 codes for MDVNNFKTQLKKHSDNISALERNMQYSGSINMLMKNLSVKIESSHAQHSEAIGALGQEDEELLSDVKSMKTEREMIRGEMKEINKTLEKLKTDKMEGERLLGEAYDRISMLDAEMETSKKSTTDTIAGMDYDKFKTQQKEHNNHINALEDNLRYDRRVMNILLKDIKEEIEMFHCKRSTDLEALMQENEELLLLLLSVESGKTKKQMCENIKHG; via the exons ATGGATGTGAATAACTTTAAAACTCAGCTGAAAAAGCACAGTGATAACATAAGTGCTCTGGAACGCAATATGCAATACAGCGGGTCCATAAATATGCTCATGAAAAACCTTTCCGTCAAGATTGAATCGAGTCATGCTCAACATTCTGAAGCCATAGGAGCCTTGGGGCAAGAGGATGAGGAACTATTGTcag atgtTAAATCAATGAAAACAGAGAGAGAAATGATACGCGGGGAGATGAAGGAAATAAACAAAACTTTAGAAAAGCTGAAAACTGATAAGATGGAGGGAGAAAGGTTGTTGGGGGAAGCGTATGACCGTATCTCAATGCTGGATGCTGAAATGGAGACATCAAAAAAGAGTACTACAGATACGATTGCAG GCATggattatgataaatttaaaacccAGCAGAAAGAGCACAATAATCATATAAATGCTCTTGAAGACAACTTGCGATACGATCGTCGGGTCATGAATATCCTCTTGAAAGACATTAAAGAGGAGATTGAAATGTTTCATTGTAAGCGTTCCACAGACTTAGAAGCGTTGATGCAAGAAAATGAGGAATTGTTGTTGTTACTATTGTcag TTGAATCAGGGAAGACGAAGAAACAAATGTGTGAAAACATTAAACATGGATAA
- the LOC114185488 gene encoding metallothionein-like protein 2 has product MSSCCGGNCGCGSSCKCGNGCGGCKMYPDLSYAEQTSTESLVMGVAPVRVQFEGAEMGVAGETDGCKCGANCTCNPCTCK; this is encoded by the exons ATGTCTTCTTGCTGCGGTGGTAACTGTGGTTGCGGAAGCTCCTGCAAGTGCGGCAACGGCTGCGGAGG CTGCAAGATGTACCCAGACTTGAGCTACGCGGAGCAAACAAGCACCGAGAGTTTGGTGATGGGAGTGGCACCTGTGAGGGTTCAATTCGAAGGTGCTGAAATGGGTGTTGCTGGTGAGACTGATGGCTGCAAGTGTGGAGCAAACTGCACATGCAACCCCTGTACTTGCAAGTGA